CACAGGAATAACAGAACTCATGCCCACACCTGCAATTGCCAAATTAATAAAATGGATATCAGCTCAGATATCATTTGAACCGTTCTGTACAGATTCTCCCCTCACGAAATTAAGCAAGCTCTCTTCCAAATGGAGGACAACAAATAAATCTCCAAGCCCATATGGGCTGCTTTTTTCAAAGAAAACATGGAGGTGAGTTTCATAGTTTTTTATGCAGTCAACCATTCTCACCTCCTCGTAAATGGAACAAGATCTTCACTGCACCTATTCTAAGACAAATCAATCACGAAACTATATTTCACTTCCTTCCTATAAGCTTATATTAGTAACTTTGTTCAAGATTGTCAATATGCAAGTGTTAGGTTGACAGTTGGACACCGAATTTTATGCCCCGTGAGGAATAGAATAATACACTTATCCAGCCTTTAAAGATTGACATGAATAAAGCACACGACCATATgaaatagagagagagagagtgtgtgGAGAACAGATCGAAGAATCAGTTAATGAAACAATTTCCTAAGGTGCTTTAACAATGCTACTTGCCATGTTTGAAGTGGGCAGAAAGATTCAATAGGTTTTAATGGTTCAAGGCTTGACAAATAGAGGGTTTATGGATAAAACCACCATAACCAACTCTTAAAGTTATCCAATTTCTTAGGGTTTGATTTAAAGTTGTTCGTCACTAAAAACAAGAACAACAATTATAAGCTCACTAAGAGAATACATAATATTTCCTAAAACTGAAAAACTACAGCTGGAAAAATCTCCTAGAATACCTAATAGTTTTAACCAAAGGTTCCTTGGGCACAAAATTCACAATGAAAGTCTTAAGAAATCTCAAATCTGATAATCTAATAAAATCATTCTCTGAAAGAAAATATCTTTGCTCAATTCCTACTGCTATCAAACTTTATGAAAAGATTACTGCATTCCTACTCCTACCAAAAGTATGAAACGATAAACTAAATGCAGGACGCCAAGGATCCACCCTAAAGTGTGGTATCTGTTCAATTCCAATGAGCAATAACACCCCCGGTCCTTATATAGACAAGAAACTTATTCCTAACCCTGGCTTTGGATTCTTGCTTTTATTCTAGAAAATACCATTGATAACGTCAAGAATATCCTACAAAATCATTGTTCCTTTCACGAAGATTACTCTATGTGGTAAGAGAGTAAGAGACAGAGGAGCATGGTAGTCCAATTTAAGAACAAAGAGTGGCAATAGTTGAGCATGACTTAAAGGGCTTGTTTGCATAGAAGGTGATGTATTAGGGGGTAATAAAAGTGAAACAAAAGATTGAATGTGagaagaggtgattgtaaaggGGATGAAGTAATGAAGGTGTGATTGAAAAAGGGGGAGGGGGAAACTATTACCCTTATATGGAGGATAATAGTTATCCTAGGGTGGTGGTGGGTAACTATTACTCCCATTAGAGGGTAATAATTCCTAATTTCCTATCATCCTTCCCTCTTCCTCATACCAACACTACCTTTTCCCTCTACCATCACCTCATCCCATTAATCACCCGTCTGTTTCACCCTTCACTTTCCTTAGTTTGGCTTTTTTTGAACCCCATAATGAATTATCCTTAATCCAAGCATGCCCTGAACAGGGTGACACAGCTGAAGCATGGAAATTCAAGGGCACACAATGAAACAGTGCTTAAGAACAACTGAAGCAAACAGATCAATACAGGAGAGATATCTGCCTCCCTAATTTAACCAAATGATAAACTGaattaaaattataataaaagTTCTAAAACTCTGTGAGAAACATTTAGTCCTTAATGAGAATTCCAGCAAGGTTATGATAATAAATTGGAGCTAGTTTTGATAACTAATTCCAAAAACTCTCTGAAAAACTAGTCCTTGATCAGAGTTAAGAAAGCTGGTTTAGGCTGGACTGTTGAGCAAAAAGGAACATCAGCAAGTGGCAACAGCTAGCACCAGTGACCAGACTTTTAACAAAATAATGATTTCtgttatatttttaaaaaacacTTATGCACGAGTAGATAAGAGTATTTTGTTTCATTAGAAAATCAAGGGACTTCACTCAAAATTCTCAGAGAAGCTGAGATTATTAAATCAAACAATTGTTTCTGATTTAAGAAAAATGGGACATTTCTCTTAGAACCTCAAATATGTTTTTCTGATTCTGACCCTGCAAACAAACTAGTGAGCTATGAGCAAAGTACCTATGGCGAGATTTACCTGAGTGTTAATTAAAGATTAGTTGTAAGGGGGACCTAATTACTTCGCATAGTCCATATCTTTTTTATTTGTCCTTCAGTTCTTTCTCCTTTCAAAATTACCACAAAAGAACCTAATGATAACAAAGCTAAGATCAATTGTTAAAGCATAGCCTTCCCAAACAACACATGTGAGTGTCCCGCATTGATAAAGGATGAGAGAGTTAATCACTTTATAAGACTAAAGAGTTAATCCCCTCATtaccatatggttttaaggtggaacctcgTAACAAAAGGCCAAGACTATTTATGTGTTAGTCAAGTTCCTAGGGGTGTGTGCTGAACTTAATTGCTTGTGTAAGCCCAAATCAAAGTCTATATGCTTAGCTCACGTACCTGAAGAGGAAAGTGTGCTTTATAAAGATATTCAACCTGAATGAACTAAAACAAATTCTAGACTCCCAAGGTATCATATTCCAGAATTATAAGGTCAAACTCGCATAAAATTGAGATAATGTGCTTCTCATTGGACTATTGGAGGGAGAATCTAAAAGCTCATAATGAAATATGCTTCTCATTGGAGGGAGAATATAAAATCTCAAAAAGAAAGAGAGCATAAAGGTAAAATCCAGACTTAGAGTTGATTAAAAATTGAGTtttttgaattgttgatgatcaGTAGAATATTCAAGGGCAACACAAGCTGAGTTCAAGGCATGCCAGAATGACAGATTAATAGAAATTTGCAAACCTTTACCCTTGTCATTGAGCATAAATCAGGGAAGTAGAACAAGGTAACTCATGCCTTGACAAGAAGGCAATTGATGATACGGGTGAAGGAGGCAAGATTTTCAGGCTTTGATTCTTTAAGAAGTGTTTGCAACTTGCAAGCCCTAAGGGTAGAATCAGCTGTGCACTCTTCATTCGAAATACTGATGAAGGAAACTCTTGTAAGAGGAGGGGTTGGCACAGCAAACCATATGGAAACAAGGACTTCGACTCACAGGCTGACAGGCATGAAGGCGGTTATGTGTAGGTTCTTGGCAGAGTGTTTTACCAAGGGGATTACAATTCCCTGATGCATTTTTCCGCATAAGTTCACACAAGTTTTGCACAAGTCTTTGATAACATAAATTTCCACACAATTTATCAAGGAATCTTTTGCATCTTAATACGTTGCTTATCATTCATCTTTTATCCGCCTACCTCTTCTGCTCTCTCCTCCCACTCTCTCTTATTCTTTCTTAAGCAGTATCTCTGACCAATTCTTCACAAACACCGATTTAAGGAAGATTAGAAAGTAAAACAAATAATTACCTCTTGGCATCTTACTTTATCGTTTTCCACTTATCCCAATGACTCAATCCTTAGCAACACTTTTCATCTTAGTTTATTGTCTTCCATTGCATTTATTTACCTTGAATCCTCCGACTCCATATTAAATCCTTTCATTCATCTCTCCTTTTTCCCACACTCCCCCTCCTTAGTCTTGTTAATTTCAAAGGACGTGAGGATATTATACTTGCTATTACTAATTGCCTCCCGCCCCCTAGTAGAAAAGTTGACTTTTTTAAGCAGCATTTGGCGACTCTTCATATAACTACCAATAAAATACGTCATTTTTCTGTATTTGTATTTGGTAGACTCTATTCGAGTATTCGATTACAAGCAGCATTGAGCTTTACCACCATACGCACAACGGCACAACAGTCAAGCAACAACCATCTACTTCCTTTGACACTTCTGGAATCGTGTTTTTAGCATGCCGTGATTCTTTACAACTATGTAAAAGGAATGTAATTCAAGTAAAACACATAATCCCATCTGATAAGAGCACGAAGGTAATCAACTCCAATTACGTTCATCACTATTTTTTCATAGTTTTGGCACAATAATCACTTAAAGAATTTCTGACATTTTCTATAATACCAAATAGCCTTCTTATTAGTAGACCAACTTCGCACTTGTTAACTAACTAGaactcaataaaaaaaatatcaaattaccATATAGGATTCTGTAAGACAATTCTAAAGATGGAGGTAGACTTACCAACAGGTCATGTGGTAGCAACCTTGAGCCAGCTCGATCATCCTCCGGCACAGTTGGCAACGCCTCCATCCTCTATCCTGTGCTAAACAGTGCAATGTAAGATCCGAGGAATCTCTCTCATCTAGTGGAAGATCTCGATACTCTCCACAACTCAATGAACTATGCCAGGGAACCCCACAATTCACACAGATAGATCTCTGACAAACTGGACACTCAATGCAACACTCATTGGATTCATCTGAGGAGCTTGCCTCGCGAGGATCAAGAAGAGCCAAACAATTTTGATAGGGGCAGTAAATTTTTTCTGAACTAAGCACATTAAATTCTTCTACTGCTTTCTCTAGAACATCGTAAGAAATAACGGGAAGAAATAATTTGCATTCTGATTTTGAGAGTAAATAGTTGCAGCTGATCTCAGGGCATCTAATGGGGACTTGACCAGCCTCTACTTTCCCATCAGCATACGTCTTCAGACATTGGGAGCAAAACTTGTGTGAGCATCTTAATGTGAGCATCATTGAAGATAGCTTATCATCACAACATAACGAACAATTCTGAAGTGAATTATGGCTCTCTTCGTGTAATGCGACCAAACCAATTGCTACCTGAGCTAGTTGCAAAGGCCTCTTCATTTCAACACCGGGGACAAGTTTCAAACTAAAAGCATCTAACTGACCCACGAGTTCGAGAACCCTCTCCCTCAATGCTACAATTAGAGGCATATCAGGGCTCTCCTTTAGCATGATCTGTAAATCAAAATATAATATCAGCAGCTATACTGAGAGAAGACTATGCACCAGCAACTCAGCAAGTATGTGTGACCAAAATTCTACCAGATAAAATGAATCACGAGCCTATGCAATCTGGAAAAGAAAAACTAATTTAGATGAACCTATTATACATTATCTGCCCCCTTCACATTTCATATCATAACGCACAATGGAAATCCCGATATCCAACACAGATTGACAAATACACACACAAAACAGAACTTTTCGCGATGCAGTGAAAACAGCAGTCATACTTTAATTAGTATCAACCAATAATCTGCTTTTATTGACAACCAACATCGGTGAAACTTCTATTGCTGAGGCCAACCAGACAacatataaatttatgtttacaACCATCAAcaccaaaagaaaaataaatgacTGAAGCAATTAACCAAAGACCTACTCCGTAGAACCTAACTCAATCTTATTCAGTGCAAATACAACAAATTTCTCACATTTGTGGTAATAAGGATTAAGGAGTATAATTTTTCAACTAGAGAATTACCGGCTCAATGCTGAGAACTATACATGGCATGAAAAATTTACAAAGACCATAAAACTTCAGCAGCATAATTAAACCTTCACTCAGTAAAATTCGACAACATCTTCAACAATGTATTCGAAACAAGAATATATCATAACATCACAAGATCAGAAACACAGCAATACCTGTTCATAAAGAATCTTCGAATCCGTGGTAGCGAAAACACGCctaatattattattactactcTTTAAAACCTCAAGCAAACCATCCATCAGAGACAAATAATCCGCAACTAAACCCTCAACATAAAATTCAAGCCTTTTCTGAACAAAAATATCAGAGAAGTTCCCTGTACCTTGAATAACAACACCAATTCCAGTGAACCCAGAACAACAAGATTCCCCAAACCCATCAATTGAAATCCCTTTAAAAGTCATCTTCACTGTCAATTCATCACAAAAATCCTCCTCCTTTAGGCATTCATCTTCACTCTCTTCCCCACAACAGCTCCGAAATTCCTCTTCCTCGTCTACTTCTGCTATGGCCAAATTTAAATGTTCCTCGCAACACCCCTGATCTTccatttttctaaaaaaaacccagaaaaaataACAGGGAATTTTGCAAATTTTGAAGAATTAGTGCGCCATTTTCACAAACTTAATCTACCCAGAAAAATTAAAAGGGGGTTTTGCAAATTCATGAAAAACTAGGATGCCACTTCACACAAACTAATCGACCCAGAAAAATTAAAAGGGGGTTCTGCAAGTATTGCAAGAATCAGGGTGCCattttcaaaaattcaatcGACTCGGAATAATCTGTCGATTTCAGAAGCACAATTATTCTGAAATTCGATGGAAAAGTTAATGTCATAATCCACGGAAGGAGTGGATTATGAAATTATTACCGGAGATCCGGCTTTAGAAGAGACAAGAGATCCGGCTTAAAATTAATACTCCATAATTTCGGAGCATTTAATCTGAAAAATGGAAAAGAAATCTGTGAGAAACAGTGAAGAATCTAATTCTCTGGCATTTGACCAGTAAACTGAGAAAGGAATTttcaaaggagagagaaagtgtgggGGATTAAGTTAAGCTAGATGCCAATACATGAAGCTTCCATGCCAAATTGGACAGTAATTGACGTAATAAAGAATCTAATTATCTTCTTCTTTGTAAAAGCAACGACATGCTCggtaaattataaaaaaacaCTTTATTTCCTAAAAAAATATTTGTGAATGTGACTTGTTAGGCCAAGTTCTTTTGAATTTATATTggcttattttttatttcaattcatttaatttaatttcacttTAGGAGTATTTGGTATTTTTAATTTATGATCAATTCACTTACTTTAATTTCAGTTTAGGAGTATTTGGTATTTTTAATTTATGATCAATtcacttaatttaatttcaattcaatttaaattGCTACTATCAATAAAATATTttgtataataataataaatattagaataataattattaatattaataaaaattagaataataatcattaataataataattattattatacggagtaataattattacggagtattattattttattattctaattattattattagtataataattatttattattaataaaataacagtaattattattgtttttaattattgtttttaaagtaattactccctccgttcttgatTGGTAGTCTCTTTTGAAAGGATAAATAAGAGTATAATGGGAATAAATGTTGGATAAATAAGGAAAATTTCTAAAATGGACTAATAACAAAAAGAACAACTCATTACGGAAAGgggactaacattcaagaatggagggaattttttttttatttgtttttttatttatatggtttaataagtttaatttaatttagttaatttaatttaattttagttcacttaatttaatttcagttcaggagcattcaggatttttagtttcatttcagTTAGTTTAATTTCAAGATTTTTCAGCTCAAAAGAATTGGGTCTTAGTGGTTGTTTGGTCAAGCTCCTACTATAGCTTCTTGAGGTGAGAAAACGAAATTAGGCCAAACACTAATTTAGGAGAAGTAGTGTTAGAGAATAAACACAACTTAATTAAACCGATAATAGCTCGTGTTGGGGTTTGGAGTCAAAGCTCGATCGATTTCTAAACATACTAAATCATCGGACAAGCTAGCAAGTGGAGATGCTAGAAGAATTTTAGCATATGTTGGTTTCTTTATTAAACTCCTAACTAAACGGTTTTGGAGGTCACGCGGAACAAGCAAGGAATTTAGGCTATTATGTACGGAGTAAATCTTTTGGGATTGACATATTGCttatttggtttcctagttcaACGTAATTATATTTAGGAAACTAAATATATTAGTATAATTTTAATAGACGAAGATTTTAGTTAAAAATACATTGGTGAAAACAATCATCAATTGAGGGGTTATTGTattaatttacaaaaaaaaacctAATAATACGATAAAAttttagggggggggggggggattctAAATTTCCTCATAACACTTGTGtcttttattgttgtttttaaTTTGCTATTTGTTCTACATGGTATTTGCAGGGTTTGTTCCCAATCGTTCTTGACACGCGTTTGTTTATAACAAGTAGAAACTAGCTTTGTAGAAGCCCAAAAGTGTTTATATGGGATAGAGAAATAGAAGCTCCAAATTGGCGTAAATTTTTTGTTGTACCCGTGTACAACCAAAGTTGGTTGTACCTCCAtccaaaacgacatcgttttatGTTGTTTAAGATGAACATTAATACACTGGtatgaaaatgaaaatttgctattatgaaaatgaacatttatttatttatttgaaaatgaacatttaccatttcagaaatgaacatttatttatttggaaatgaacattgtTTCAGCTTTGCTGGCACACTCGCCATAGGACTCTCCTCCCACGTTGTTTTCACCACCCCCTGGCACTCCGTACCAGACAACCACATTTCTTCAAAATGAAACCGCTTCTTTCTTCGATTCTGGCTCGGTTCCACAACGGTATTCAACAGAATCGAGGCATGATCTGACTTGTAGATTGGAAAGTATCTGACCTAGTAATGTGGGAAGAGTGTACACCACTCTCCTTTGGCCATAGACTAGGAAGCACGGACATGCCATTGGGTTGCCGTGTCCCGTGTCCGACACGTATTGGACACCGACACGCCTTGGGCACGCAAAAATATGTGTCCGACACGCGAAATCACGTGTCCGGCTCTTTTTGAAAAATTAGTACACGACACACGACCGGATACACGATGGACACATTTTGGACACGTCttgaacatatatttcaaaTTACTTCTTTCTTTTTCAGAATTCTTTCGAATGTCTCATAAGCAATCAACAACTTCATAAACATATGACCATATTCACAAGCCACCATGACATTAATTAAGGTCTCCTTTGTGGGTTACTCCATCATCACATGAATCTGATCTTATGTTTATGAAGGATTGGTATTCATTCACAACAATCTCCGTATACTTTCTAGAAGGAGTGAAAGTTATTACAAAGGAAGAACAAAAATGTGGGGTGTAGGAGGAGATGGTTATCGTGTCATTATCGTGTagaatatgttaggttatgatacatatgacattacatagatcatgcggaaacaaccattaacccaggacaacatattatttacacataatcatatagcataatttagatgcatactctttgttgcgtgccctccctagctgcgcccgaaccgaacaagaacaagtctttaggactccaagtgtcgtccctccgtagatagtccacagaacgtccggatccgccttaagattgaccaactagaatcgcccttaaggtactagaaaatttcggcacttttatgagcaagatgtgtgttttaattttctctcaaaaactcactttttgaatactttgaaacttattataaattgtgagccctagcctcatatttataggggtatggaaagggaatcgaaatcctattcagatacaaattaattaaacctagaatcctacaagaactctaatttaattaatttatcaaatagaattaggaatttaatcattaaccgaactctgcatgttttaggaaacgtgcacgaacacaaacacttgcacacacacgcacggcagccacgatgggccccatgcgtgcgcgcgagcagcagcccacgcagcgcccgcgcgcgctgcgcgctgcgcgtgctgtgcagcctgctgggcctggccttgcgctgggcctggcgtggctgtttgtgcggcgcgcttggcttgctgggcgatggcctggcttcgtgctgggcctcgtccggcaggcctcgtccgatgcttattcgtacgatgcgcttccgattaaattttccgattccggaattcatttccgatacgaacaatatttaatatttccgattccggaattaatttccgtttcgaacaaatatttaatatttccgtttccggaattattttccgattccggtaatatttccgattctgacaatatttccgtttccggcaatatttccgattctggcaatatttccatttccgataatattttccgatacgtaccatgtttccgtttccggcaacatctacgacttggataatatttatatttccgatacgatccatatttccgtttccggcaatatcatcgtttccggagtattcatttcttgcctgtgacgatcttagctcccactgaaaccaagatccgtcggtttcgaatattcatagattgagtatttaatgccattaaatacttgatccgtttacgtactatttgtgtgaccctacgggttcagtcaagagtaagctgtggattaatatcattaattccacttgaactgaagcggcctctagctaggcattcagctcacttgatctcactgaattattaacttgttaattaatactgaaccgcatttattagacttaacatagaatgcatacttggaccaagggcattatttccttcagtctcccacttgtccttagggacaagtgtgcatttcctaattcctttgtctctcgatgcttgctcttgaacataaggtaagagttgtcatccttattacgtccagaggtgttcctcggtttcagagttcaactgatcaaataaacagataatcatagcctatgattcatccgagcacggccatgcatttcacagtttctagctctccgagtggccttgtacaacttttaagcatctcatcccgatttatgggaggacaatcccaatcttgcgatcttgagattagacttcgtttgataggtgattacctgagcgttgcctttatagcctccttttacggtgcgacggttggtcaacgtcaaagcaaccagttctcaaacaagtaatctcaaatcactcaggtattgaggatttagtgtctaataatttaatgaaatttactcatgacagattttcatctcttacagtaaagtttcataggtcttgtccgatactagtcttcccaaagtaagtatctatgcaaatgattatgacattgccatgtccacatagttcaagaaacagaactactagtcatcttgcattctaatcgtctaacgttttctatgcgtcctattttttagaaaactccgattagggaccattttcaacctttgacattcaagttcacttgatagacatttcttagtcacaggactggtcctgacagtctatcttgaatatatcgtcaaatttgaagggactcatcatttaatactaaaccaagattaaatggaatatgaaaatacatttcatatatgataaatgttcaaccccaatgttttataaccatgggcctcaaacccatcttctaaaacaattcatggaattcaaagctatgcttgatttccaatgctacaatgtgagtgttgcttctcacttgttgcataggtttagttatcatgctttgccaatcttaatatccttttcatcgaatgttcttcgagatatgatgataagatcttttcgagtttgtttattatgtgatctagtctttcttacttcgatggtggttttactcactttgcaatgaagaaccatcaagttagcagacgtttttcttgcttcaagagtggttctacgcatttttcaatgaagaaccatcaagccagctgataggtgatctacccaagttcagtgaagaactttaaacaaccctgttttattgcttcttaggcaataattacttttacttcaactgtataggttgctagtgatgctttgtttggatttacctatccaagcagttcatagatatgtggaagactctccaactatatcttagaacatagaaattattattttaatttcccacgcaacaactcatggtctccaatccatgttgccatttcaaaacacgatgctctatagctcgtccttatcaatggttaactccaaagggtcttgcttgatccttttccagtgtttatgcgtgtagcatcaatatttagcatatctttatttccttgaatcaagaactattcctatgtaccttttcaagtaccataagtattcttgatctcaatctagttgatctttacttagatcaatagagattggtatatgttcgtcatggctaaagtcatacgatacgtttttggcgatcctcatattatatcatacatgataaattcttttgcagaataattcccaattgaattctattcatgtaactttagcttatctagtttcagtagatactaaattcagctaaattctttgacatataatataggttaagaatcttatttagatcctttgatgtttaacttagtaaatgcttatacatagttcaaacatcctttacttagatttattcacatgggtcgaatatctccaatggagattttcgtgtttgatttagtaaatgccattactcaatccaaaacaatatcataagatctttgtaaatagatcttaatacccagtatgtactaagtttcgccatggtccatcattgatgaataatttcaaatctaagtcattagcatttgaatgttatttcacaatagagagatatgtgtgtgatacacataggaccaattaagttttatgtactcccactaaacctcttacacatctataagaatcatgtatattttatgaaactaaaatgcttattagcttcacttaaaatacagttccaattcccaattgcttgcttaaatctgtacttagattttataagctagctttccttttcaagcatctatttggatccacaaatcctatgacatgccatgtacatagtttattccaacatttgattgaggaatacttttgtcatccaattgccatatttaccaatatgcaatcattgcttgaattatagacttgaagcattacgattttgcatgaggtttcaacacaatccacattgtgaatttgcttgtaacttttagcaactaatctagctttgtgtgtgaacacaattccatgtttgatggtttttatccttaaaacaaacttgcaaccaataggtgtgaaactattcttgcaaatcaacaaaatttcaattttgtcatcaaaacattgagtatgttttatggcctctaaccatttaaaaacatttgagtctatatatggcctctaaccattttagggaatctgggtttcgtcatagctttcttacaagtcacaaactcattaatctacatgataatagtttgactgcaagttgtaggtttcttcactatttaatagaagaatctcatagtttcattgacctgatctctatgtttctttactatctaatagaagaatctcatagtttcagtgacttgaattctatgcctacttgggtatagaacatcaaacaatagaatatcaatagccacttgaaagtcctttgaatattctgttctccttgaagcacttgtaaagtcttctaagagatatctattctttaaagccacttctaacgtccttaaagaataagttcggattttctgaagcacttcgaaaagcctccggaatgtccgtttatgtttgttgttcgcctcgaaa
This sequence is a window from Spinacia oleracea cultivar Varoflay chromosome 1, BTI_SOV_V1, whole genome shotgun sequence. Protein-coding genes within it:
- the LOC110786708 gene encoding E3 ubiquitin-protein ligase RSL1, with the protein product MEDQGCCEEHLNLAIAEVDEEEEFRSCCGEESEDECLKEEDFCDELTVKMTFKGISIDGFGESCCSGFTGIGVVIQGTGNFSDIFVQKRLEFYVEGLVADYLSLMDGLLEVLKSSNNNIRRVFATTDSKILYEQIMLKESPDMPLIVALRERVLELVGQLDAFSLKLVPGVEMKRPLQLAQVAIGLVALHEESHNSLQNCSLCCDDKLSSMMLTLRCSHKFCSQCLKTYADGKVEAGQVPIRCPEISCNYLLSKSECKLFLPVISYDVLEKAVEEFNVLSSEKIYCPYQNCLALLDPREASSSDESNECCIECPVCQRSICVNCGVPWHSSLSCGEYRDLPLDERDSSDLTLHCLAQDRGWRRCQLCRRMIELAQGCYHMTCWCGHEFCYSCGAEYRDRQQTCQCVFWDEGNSEDSVGPTTPEANNWEWNSFETFPMILDAYSDQERSQLAIIQRFLAGGFSLSDHRTCQLPPPPCTDSYIDAMKDLHQLPWLERFVSVISDNYYDDYIR